In Sebastes umbrosus isolate fSebUmb1 chromosome 15, fSebUmb1.pri, whole genome shotgun sequence, the genomic window GAGGCCTAAGAGtggacttcttttttttttgtttttgtttgtatcttTTATATGTCATGATATCATATTTATATAGCTCAATAGTGAAAACTTTTatgtcattttcttttccatGGTTGTGGTCTGCTTGCTGAAATGCCATACACTTTTTTGTGCTGTTTcgaaataaatgtgtaaaagagACAAATCGGCTCGTTCCGGCAGGTTCATCTGCAGAGTTGAGGGTCGCATTCAGAGCAGCAGCTtcaggtaacactttataataacctcaGCAATAATAAATTACTGTTAAACAGTGAAATGatgatatatttaataatataatatttaattattattattaatgctattttaacagtttattgttgcacacatatattatattaatgatgtataaacctttaagaaatcatttgtaaaacatctataaacattaacaTAGATGGaacagacttctgcacctcctcttgtctgttttcaggctttagaaaatccagccggtgacgggagactttgaccaatcacaggtcatttcagagagagagcgttcctattggctgttcattaaaCAGAGGCAGCtctcaatcacttgcaaactccgatcaaatggtcaaactaaggagcattgatcaaatatgaatcaatattctgttactgtaatgcatgagaaagtttgctgcagctggtgggcgttgcttggtatttcctcaactgatctcaacatggctgccggatcacaaactttctcattttacagctaaacagtacactacaagatgtttctgaaaacatttgaagagagaaataggcattacagtaacagaatgttgattcatatttgatcagcgctgcctagtttgaccgtttgatcgaagtttgcgagagattgacagctgctcagagacggcaaggctccagctcggctctgattggttgttttcctccggtctgtgaaatcttgcagatgccgttaggagcaccggaggacacagaggcacatgatttctttcagattacctgtctcatgcactactgtcaggttaTAGTGACgttatatgaaaataactttttttaatcacatttgctccgtttctacccactgctgcttcaactTCATTATATTCATATTGCATTCACCTAGAATTCATATTATCAAACATTACAAAGACAGCATCAACGGGTATCACACCATAAATAGCATTTACTGCATAAGTGACAGTGTTTTCCTCTTTAACATGGCTTCATTTACTACGAAGTGGGTTTTCCACAGTCTGGCTTCACCCcctccagctccagccccgGCTTGCCCTCGGTGGCCTCCTGACATGACGTCTGGAGCTCAGACGGACTGAGAGGATGGTGCACTTCAACCATTAGCTCGTAGATCAGCGTTCCCAGCAGCGCCCCGACACAAGGAGCCACTATGGGAACCCACCACCAACCACCACCAGCCCTGTGAAGGGTTACATACAATCAGACTTTCTATTCCAAGTCATATTAATGTGGAAGTGCAAGTGAAATGTCAAACTACTAACTTGAAAACATCCGCTCCCCAGCCGGCGATGTACGTGAACAATCGGGGTCCAAAATCCCTGGCCGGGTTGAGGGCGTAGCCGCTGTTGGAGCCCATCGAGATGCCGATGACCAGCACTGCCCCTCCCACCATTACAGGCTGGAGACAATCAGGGACGGAGCTGTTCTTCTGGTCCCCCAGAGCCaggacacacagcagcagggcGGCAGTGCCTATCACCTGGACCACATGGGAACtgttacatacatgctgaaaggCAGTTGGGTGCACATCCTGTTCTTTATTTAGGCAAGGAGCAAAATGAGATATTTAATGAAGCAAAAATAGTCTTAATTCACTCTGATGTGAGCGACAGGCCTCTGAATGATCCGAAAGTTGAATGACAGTATCTGACCTGGTCCATGACTCCTCCCCACACACTGAGGTAGTCGGCTGGATAGGTGGCGAATATGCCCGCTGTGGCAGTGGGACCCGTCGCTGTCAGGTCACCTCCGCTGTACGCCCGGATGGCGTCTGCAAACACCACATCATACATgcgaaaacacacaaaaacacatgaatcATTACCAGACTTTTATTCATACTAAATATTAAAGGAGAAGTCACATATAGTCTGTGTAGCCCAAGCCTGATCCTGCGTATTCCTCTATGTTgttcattaaaaacacaatgatccACAATGTTGCACTGGGCGACATGAACATGAGTTAAtcattgtttacgttcataatgataattgtggtcagtgttgccgacttggcgtctttctcactagatttagggacttttggagttagCGTTGCTAGCTACTTTCTTTGGAAAAGAGTTACCAACACTGGGCTCagttttcggttggatcatttttaaaaatctggtgttctcttgctagtttctcaagatcaccgaccctgcctttaatatACGGTCCTACCGCCAGAAATACCAACtggagcaccaaatgtgtattaatccgcagctgaaaatagtccccaacaaatgtaccatttactgtaattttagtaatgtttgctaaaaatTACAGTGCCCATCTGTTTTGAGGAATGAATGAGTTTGGGGCTGAATGCCACAAAGAGGGTTGGGAAGCTCCAATGTATTGAGAGCCGGTACTgttggttttgttctttttatgaGATTtgctgacaataagaaaaaagcaaaaacaattcctttaaagaggacctattatgctttttccctttcctttagtttgttatgtagttttttgtACATGTAAAGATACTACAGTTACAGAGGCCACACCAAAGGGCGTTACTCggcctgaaacaccttgaatgaagtcctgccttttcttccgtaacatgatgatgtcaccaagtaacacgtttgcataataggtcctctttaatatgaACTTTCCCCTTGTACCTACAGAACATTTCTTGTACTTCTACTCTACTGTTTGACAGATTAGCGTGATTCTGATTGCAGCGATCATTGTAGAAAACTCACCGTAGTACTGCAGGCCGACCGTGGCTGCAGCCAGAAAGCCTCCAAGCACTTGGAAGAAGACGTAGAAAGGCAGCTTGATCCAGGGATGTCTGCCCAGGACGCACAGGCTCAGAGACACAGCAGGGTTCAGATGGGCACCTTATGGTTGGAAATAGTCAAGAATTAAGAACGAAACATTTCAGAATTTAAACAGATTTGAGTCTCCTGAAATTGGcatattaagttttttttaaataccctTTGCATGCACATAAAATCTACATCAAGATGTTTTGACCTGCACAATGAATAAAGgtgatattattatatgtaatgcATGCATTTCTGTTGTGCACAATTTAGGGACTGTGGAGAAATTATTAGAGGCAGATGAGGGGGAGggtttgatatttttttattttagctgaAGGCAGAGTAATCAGACTTTTTCATACGTCCTAAATTTacgttttatttaattttattcctTTGCAATTTAGTTAATCCtttaataaatagatagattaaAAAAGGACTAGAGTTCTGTCTTCATACAGTCCCTTACCTGAGACTCCACGAGACACAAAGACCCCAAATGTCACTCCCAGAGCAAAGCCCAGATTGATCGACAGGTACTGCCCCTTCTTATCTCCAGATGTGGTCACCTGGGCAACGGAGCCACATCCAAACAGCTGCAATTACATGAGATGAAGAGCTGTATTAGAAGAATACATCAACAtgagtgcaaaaaaaaactataaaaatcataataaaagtTGCAGTATAGATGTGATGAAGGTACTGAAACTTAATTGCTCATATTCACACAGAAAAGTTCAACAACTCGTGGCACAGATAAGCGAACACACATCGCTGCCTTTGGTATAATATCCTGTTTTATGAACTTCATTGCTAAGGAACCTGCTTTATGATTTGTGTTGTAAACGTTCATTGCCCTGGCAAGTGAGACAGTTGAGATAAAAGCAAAACCACACAAACATGGCCAGCAGAGACGAACAAACATCACTGCTTCATTCCAAATCACTGATGCACCACCCTCGCTCTTTATCCTcactgcctccctctctctcattctgtctgtctgtctctccgtcaGGCCAAAGTCCTTAATGGTTACCTATTGTGTGGATTCACTAGCTGCTTCAAAACAAGCAATTAAGCATGTGATTGTTTTAGGTAGCTATATGAAATACTTAATGCTGAATTTAATGATCAAGTGAGGATTTGGATGCATTGGTAGAGAAAACATTCGTTGTTTTCTGCATCTTTACAGCATTTACAGGTTGCAtctactgtaaaaacacaaagatgaaAGTTAACAGTCTTTGCCTCAACAGGAATTTGAAATATTCACAGACACCGTGTTGAAATTGACTTTAAAGGGTGAATTATTTGCTGTACTTTGACAACTTTATGGTTCAGAAAAAGATGTGATTAACCTCTTCTATCTATATCAAAGTGCCTCATGCAACTGACTGACAATTTAGATCCATGAAATAAATACTCACAATCAGGACGTAGACTCCGAGGCATTCAGCCATGCACTCCCTGACCAGTTGGTTTCTGATCTGACATTTCTTCAGCAGCCTCTCCATCCCAGAGGTTTGTTCTGCACCGTGTGGCCACAGGTGAGCTTTTTTCAGAGCCGGGCTGCTGTCATCAGGTGGATTTGACCCACACAGCACTGCACTGTCCGCCTGACTGAGCAGAGTTTGCCCTTTCATACTGGAGCCGTAGGCTACGTCACACACTTTATGGCCCGGCTGAGTAcgtggtggtgtgtgtgcacgcaggaggagaggagagtagtTCACCTTGTAGGACATCTTTACACCTAAATCACAGCAGACATGATTAGAAATACTTCACTGCACAGAACTGGACTCCTCCAAACAGTCCTGACTCACTTGGTTGGTTTGCTGTGATCTCACCTGACTAGAATTAGCTCTGATTGTTCCTCTCGTTTGATTGGTTGTtacatttcttcttctctgacagCAAACAGGATCTGACCCTTACTGTCACACTGAAGCTCAGCAGCTTTCATCTAAAAACAAGGAAAGTGTGTCCAAAAATTcaaccccccccaaaaaaaaatcatatatatatacacacacatatagataaatatataaacatatacgAATAcctatacatttatattatataatatacatatatacacaaatatacataGAATATACTGTAACAACTTGTTTTTGTGCCATATTGCATCTGTATAAATTACCACAGAATAATAAATCTGATAAGAGATGGAAATCTCTTTGGCTGGCACCATGTGTTCGTGCAGTCATCACCGTAATCATCTATGATAAGAAGAATTACTCCTCCTGTCAACAGTCATGAGAGAGATAAGTGACGGAGATTATACTCTAGGTTTTAGGTGTATTTTTCATATGTATGAAATCAAATGTATCTATTTCGTACACCCTCAGTTTTGTTGGATTTTGCAACTGGTGTCAGCAGTGGAGTAAATTACTGCACATGACATAAGACAACGTGTATGTCGTGTGATTACCACACTAATTATAGTATAAAATGACAGTCTGTTAAAGCATTAGATAAGAGTAATACAagaatagtagtagtagaataTAGTCACATCTCACATAAGATATTTTATGGTCTAATAGCATCTGTATAATCAGTTTTAAAGTCCatctgtttcctgtgaagataaCTTCCTTTTCTAAAAGCGAAAACAGAAAGAATGTGAATGAAGGGGAAGCTAAACAAATGACTTCAAAGGACATGAATATACTACACACTCTGTGTTCCCTGGATGAATGGCATGTCTTTCTGATCACTGGCTTTTACTTGATCAATGAAACAGCTCATAGAGAAATAGACAAATATTAGTGGCTGCAATGCATGTAACACGAAAATCCCTCGAGTTCCTCTTTTCTTCTGGTTGcactttttgtgttttctgaacattaaaggCTTAAAAAACACGCAAGGTGCTCAAATGTTCCTCATGTTTCTGTTTGGGCCGTTGGAAGCTGCTTTCTGCAAAATAGTAACGACAGAGAAATAAGACGGGTTTAAACTTTACTTTTTGAGTGAACACACTATAATTCCTGTTTGTTTATGAAAATATTTCAAAAGGAGAGTTCTCTCTAAAGTTGAGTGAATTGCCCATTTTCAATGGAAAACTCCCAAGGTCCTACGATCTCTACTCCCCTCACAACGACAGATTTGCCAGAACATGAGAGCAATGAAACCTTTTGATATTTCTTACATGAAAGAgcactacatttttttaagtttcaattgaaaataaattaaaattcttTCCTGTATCTGAAGGACACAGAAACCACAAACCTGATCCAGGTCACACTGACACATCATTTATATGAGGGCCTTTTATTTAATGGACATTTTGAGGAAGGATTgagaaaaggagaagaagaagaaggagaagtgGGGTTAAGGTGGAATAAGATAAATAAGATGGGGAAGTCAGAATAGGTGATTTGCAGTCATCCATTATACGTCGTGATAAAAGAGCTAAACTGAAAAGGACCTGAGCCTGAAGGCTTTTAATCAATTTGGAGGGTTCAAGACTGTTAGAAGCTTGGCAGAAACACGGCGACAAGCAAAGACATGACAAGAACAGAACAAGCTGCATTTACTGCCAGTTTGTTTTGGATGTGCGTACCCTACACCCCGTTAGTCTTGGATTTAAAATTCAACCTTTTAAAAAAGCATACCCTCCTAAACTAACTTGCTTCTGTTTACTAAAccacaaaaacagtttgtttACTGCAGATTTTCAGCCCAAACTAACCGGGTAGGATGGACCACAACCGTGCACTGCAATATCATCTGGCTCTGAGTGTGCATTCTCCCTTTAATACCAGGACActaaaacatgaatgaaacagAATGATGTTACTGTGAGAGATAAAAGCTACAGGtggaaaaaacacaccaacatcCCAACCAGCTAGTGCAGTTAAATCAGCCCAAAAAAAAGTCGACAAAAATACCATGAATATGAATTAAACTGGAAGAGGTTGCCATATTTAAACTATTTGAGTTGTTACACaagtaaaaactgtaaaattgaCATACAAAAGCAGGATCTGCAATACAAGGGTAAGCATTTATGCAGAACACACAAAATAGTATCTGTGATTCAGTATTTTAGAAAcgaaaaatgtttttctctagACTGTATTGTTTGCAAGAAACCAAAGGACTAACTGAaggccgaattcacaccaggtagcggcaaagtgcggctcaataaacacatttttctgaggCCGGGAGGcgttttcatgtgtttcaggcgggaagaaattcttttgTAACACAGGTCAACATGTAACAGGAGTCACGCGATCGCTTTACTGAATCAAACGGCCGCAGCTCGCTGAACTCTGGAGCGGCCGACACAGCTTTctatagacattgcatggcagctcgctgCAGGCCGCACTTCCCCGCTGCTCCggtgtgaatttggcgttaAAGTTGGTCAAATAAATGTCCAACAAAGATGTAAATATATTAAGACTCTTTATTTGACATATCACACACTGGAAACCATACAAGCTTATCCTACAGGACagttcaaaaataaaatatgtaactgTGAATTGTTTACAACCTGATGTGTCTTCGGGATTGGCAGTTACTAGTCTACGTGGTTAGTTCGAAAACCCCGGTGTGACCTTAAACAGGCCAGAGACCCGAATCCAACACATTCATTTTGGCAATTGAGGGTCGTAGAAGTGTTCTGTCTGTAaacaaatatatcttatacatATGCAAACTCACAGCTGTCGAGAAAACACTCGGACTGAAAAGTTTTCAAGGAACAAAAGCTACGGTCAACCGAAGAATATATTCCACTTTGGGTGTTACTTAAAGCTTCCAAAGAACTTGGAGAACAATGAGTCATCGTCCCGCATATCCGAAAATGGATTTTGACCACCTGGAATATAAACAAGAATGCATTAGAACTAGATCAAGCTACTGCATTAGATATAATACTCTAAAAACGCCTACTATGTATAGACTGACCTGATATGACGGGTCCAGTTTGATGGTCTGTTCCCTTCAGGCTTCCAGGACCTCCTGAGCGGGTCACCGTGGTCTCTTCATTGCCTTGGCCGTCTCGAACTGTTCGcctctcctctacagtctgaCAGACAGcagtaaaaaacataaattcaaaGTGGCAACAAAAAAGAGAGGATTACAACTGGAGATAGAAATAGTCATAATCGTAGTTTTTAGGATGTTTTCCTCAGCATGAATCATGTCTCAGACCCCGGCACTATTACTGTTATGTTCCATCCACTCGGCCTAAACTGGGCCACTTGAACTGTCCATGAAATGATTGAATATCTGTTGTTAAAGTGTACTAATTttgatttatataaaaaaaaaaaaaatcaagatctCTCACCCCATCCGGTTTCACCACCTTGGTGACCATGACTGACTGGAAGAACGAGCGGGTCCTTGGTTGGTTCGGCGCCTGACCAGCAGGTGGCGTCAGAAACTGATCCAAGCCACCAGAGGACACTGCAGAGTCCAGATCTGGATGGGAAGGATGGTAAAATCAGTTTGGAACACTGAGCAAAAATCATattcttcatttgttttactgAAGGATTAAAGATATCACCCACCTCTGTCTTCCTTGCGCTCCTCCTCTGGAGATTTCTGTGGCCCTCTTTTCCAAATATCATTAAACTGTTAAGACACATTAAGAAACTTCATACATAGCAATAACCAGGAACCCTTCATGTTCACTTCATTCTTTTTGGGttttatcttctttttctttccttatattttatttatcgtataattaattgtatttttatactgtgaaatatatttactgaattttttgtaatgaaaaatctgaacctGTACTTTATGTAACTACTATATTGAATTGTATAAATaagtatttaaaaaagtaaCCTTTCACATTGCCACAGAAACAAAGTCTTGATGGAAAAAATTTAAGAAAATATTATCTTGTTCACCTTTGAAAAAGGGGTCCAGCTGTGGAACGACGAGCTGGGAAATTCTGGCGACTCATGAGAAGGATCATTTCTGGGCTCTCTAGATGGCCCTGCTTGGGGTCCTTGTGGGTCGTTGTTGGGGGATTTGAGCATATAGTCTCTGAGAGAGTACCCACGGGATCCCCCTGCACCCCTCTCTGCTCTGCCctgaggtggtggaggtggcaTGATACTGGGAACACCTAGAAGAACACAAGTGAGACATAGACTGAATCTACAACTGGGAACTGGAATAGACTGAGATGGTAAAGTACTGGATCATGGCTCATAGTTTTCATACCAAAGTGTCCAGACTCTGACTGTCCGTCCCAGCGGCCCAGCTGGGAGAAaatctcctccatctccctgAGGACGTG contains:
- the hax1 gene encoding HCLS1-associated protein X-1, with product MSVFDLFRGFFGVPGGHYRGQRDPFFDAMTHDDDDDDDDDEEDRFYYDGFRGDQQDPFDSAWRFGFSVGPDGMRMQEPPGFGHVLREMEEIFSQLGRWDGQSESGHFGVPSIMPPPPPQGRAERGAGGSRGYSLRDYMLKSPNNDPQGPQAGPSREPRNDPSHESPEFPSSSFHSWTPFSKFNDIWKRGPQKSPEEERKEDRDLDSAVSSGGLDQFLTPPAGQAPNQPRTRSFFQSVMVTKVVKPDGTVEERRTVRDGQGNEETTVTRSGGPGSLKGTDHQTGPVISGGQNPFSDMRDDDSLFSKFFGSFK
- the aqp10b gene encoding aquaporin-10b, coding for MSYKVNYSPLLLRAHTPPRTQPGHKVCDVAYGSSMKGQTLLSQADSAVLCGSNPPDDSSPALKKAHLWPHGAEQTSGMERLLKKCQIRNQLVRECMAECLGVYVLILFGCGSVAQVTTSGDKKGQYLSINLGFALGVTFGVFVSRGVSGAHLNPAVSLSLCVLGRHPWIKLPFYVFFQVLGGFLAAATVGLQYYDAIRAYSGGDLTATGPTATAGIFATYPADYLSVWGGVMDQVIGTAALLLCVLALGDQKNSSVPDCLQPVMVGGAVLVIGISMGSNSGYALNPARDFGPRLFTYIAGWGADVFKAGGGWWWVPIVAPCVGALLGTLIYELMVEVHHPLSPSELQTSCQEATEGKPGLELEGVKPDCGKPTS